A portion of the Vicinamibacterales bacterium genome contains these proteins:
- a CDS encoding LacI family DNA-binding transcriptional regulator, whose translation MPNIYEVARRARVSAATVSRVLSRPDVVSAKTRQRVLRAVDRLGYTPNSTAKNLRQARTGKLLVTVPDISNPFFSLILQGIEEAALREDYAVLFGDTQHDPVREERYALMLKSKEADGLIFLGHRLPEAAAELARAAAPRCAPVVNGCEFNPRLGVPSVHIDNARAAADVMHVLYDLGHQRIGVITGPLASPLSRDRLRGATTTARNRRAQNLLVVSGDFSVESGAAGAAQLLAAAKPPTAVFCFNDEMAMGVLEAARQRRLRVPRDLSVVGFDDIRFARYTQPPLTTVAQPMRAIGEGTVRLLLAIIDDGSAAPDSVTLPHTVVRRGSTAPAPAPR comes from the coding sequence ATGCCCAACATCTACGAGGTCGCCAGACGCGCCCGCGTGTCGGCGGCGACGGTGTCGCGCGTCCTCAGCCGTCCCGACGTCGTCTCGGCCAAGACGCGGCAGCGGGTGCTGCGCGCCGTCGATCGGCTGGGCTACACGCCGAACTCCACCGCCAAGAACCTGCGGCAGGCGCGCACCGGCAAGCTGCTGGTCACCGTCCCCGACATCTCGAACCCGTTCTTCTCGCTGATCCTGCAGGGCATCGAGGAGGCCGCCCTCCGCGAGGACTATGCGGTGCTGTTCGGCGACACACAGCACGACCCGGTGCGCGAGGAACGCTACGCGCTCATGCTGAAGAGCAAGGAAGCCGACGGGCTGATCTTCCTCGGCCACCGGCTCCCCGAAGCCGCCGCCGAACTGGCCCGCGCCGCCGCGCCGCGCTGCGCGCCCGTGGTCAACGGCTGCGAGTTCAATCCGCGGCTGGGGGTGCCGAGCGTGCACATCGACAACGCCCGCGCCGCCGCCGACGTCATGCACGTGCTCTACGATCTCGGCCACCAGCGCATCGGCGTCATCACCGGCCCGCTCGCCAGCCCGTTGAGCCGCGATCGCCTGCGCGGCGCCACGACCACCGCGCGCAACCGCCGCGCGCAGAACCTGCTGGTCGTCTCCGGCGACTTCTCCGTCGAATCGGGCGCCGCCGGCGCCGCGCAATTGCTCGCCGCGGCGAAGCCGCCGACGGCAGTCTTCTGCTTCAACGACGAGATGGCGATGGGCGTGCTGGAAGCGGCGCGGCAGCGCCGGCTCCGGGTCCCGAGGGATCTCTCGGTGGTCGGCTTCGACGACATCCGCTTCGCGCGCTACACGCAGCCGCCGCTGACGACCGTGGCGCAGCCGATGCGCGCCATCGGCGAAGGCACCGTCCGCCTCCTGCTCGCGATCATCGACGACGGCAGCGCCGCTCCCGACTCGGTGACGCTGCCCCACACCGTGGTCCGCCGGGGAAGCACCGCGCCGGCGCCGGCGCCGCGGTAG
- a CDS encoding fatty acid desaturase — protein MHGTVGARSIHLLRYSGWDAVLIALSLGYAALLVAAPSILLIAVGLWWTANTAAHNFIHTPFFRSRRLNRAYALFLSVLMGVPQSLWRARHLRHHHEHVLEDHPERAARPAPAPPLWTRQAAVEAALVLTAWTAIALLDARFLLLVYAPGYLAGLGLCALQGHFEHARGTTSHYGWLYNRAFFNDGYHAEHHRRPGEHWTRLPGAPRDGARASRWPPVLRWLDAVSLESLERVVLRSPRLQRFVVGAHERAFAALLPQLPSIRRVTIVGGGLFPRTALVVRRLLPDALLTVVDARREHLDIAAAYLPSSVECEQRLFDPAVPEPADLVVIPLAFIGDRERVYRHPPAAAAVVHDWIWKRRGGGVPVSWLLLKRLNLVTR, from the coding sequence GTGCACGGCACCGTCGGCGCCAGATCGATCCATCTCCTGCGCTACTCCGGCTGGGACGCGGTCCTGATCGCGCTGTCGCTGGGCTATGCCGCGCTCCTGGTGGCCGCGCCCTCGATCCTGTTGATCGCCGTCGGCCTCTGGTGGACGGCGAACACCGCGGCGCATAACTTCATCCACACGCCGTTCTTCCGATCGCGCCGGCTGAATCGCGCGTACGCGCTGTTCCTGAGCGTGCTGATGGGCGTCCCGCAGAGCCTCTGGCGCGCGCGCCACCTGCGCCATCATCACGAGCACGTCCTCGAGGACCATCCCGAACGCGCCGCTCGGCCGGCGCCGGCGCCGCCCTTGTGGACGCGTCAGGCGGCCGTCGAAGCGGCGCTCGTGCTGACCGCATGGACGGCGATCGCGCTGCTCGACGCGCGATTCCTGCTGCTGGTCTACGCGCCCGGCTACCTCGCCGGGCTGGGGCTGTGCGCGCTGCAGGGGCATTTCGAGCACGCGCGCGGCACCACCAGCCACTACGGCTGGCTGTACAACCGCGCCTTCTTCAACGACGGGTATCACGCCGAGCATCACCGGCGGCCGGGCGAGCACTGGACCCGCCTGCCCGGCGCGCCGCGCGACGGCGCCCGCGCCAGCCGGTGGCCGCCGGTCCTCCGCTGGCTGGACGCCGTGTCGCTCGAATCGCTCGAGCGCGTGGTGCTGCGATCGCCGCGGCTGCAGCGGTTCGTGGTCGGGGCGCACGAACGCGCGTTCGCGGCGCTGCTGCCGCAGCTCCCGTCGATACGCCGCGTCACCATCGTCGGCGGCGGTCTCTTTCCGCGAACCGCGCTGGTGGTGCGCCGGCTGCTCCCCGACGCGTTGCTGACGGTGGTCGACGCCAGGCGGGAGCATCTCGACATCGCGGCGGCGTACCTGCCGTCTTCGGTCGAGTGCGAGCAGCGGCTGTTCGATCCCGCGGTGCCCGAACCCGCGGACCTCGTCGTCATTCCGCTCGCCTTCATCGGCGACCGCGAGCGCGTGTACCGCCATCCGCCCGCGGCGGCGGCGGTCGTCCACGACTGGATATGGAAGCGGCGCGGTGGAGGCGTCCCGGTGTCGTGGCTGCTGCTGAAGCGGCTCAACCTGGTCACGCGCTGA
- a CDS encoding sulfatase-like hydrolase/transferase — MAAAEAAQPGHALRAIALLAVLASAKAIALAGRPVPLSAWSPFAFFWQDVCVVLVFLAFDRIVKRPAAAWTAYAAIAAYAALNVPIARVLSTPLTWTMARAARGPLADAVRHYVTAANLIALAIPLGLAIALPLLLARRTPRIRAWAIALGLAFVPLGAIATTRVNTFGLHRNAIGALVATSLPRVTPLAADDDWRASPFPQRTAEDLSALRGAMRGRNVVVVALESTGSRHLKTYGADVDPMPNLTALARRAIVVERAYAVYPESIKGLFATLCSRYPAFDTPPELYAGVPCAPLPAILRRAGYRTALFHSGRFEYLGMPAMIEGRGFERLEDAGAIGGQVDSSFGIDDASTVRRMLDWIASLRGERFFLTYLPIAGHHPYEAATPGPFRGRDDFTRYLNSLHESDQALGLLLDGLRRLGLDDETLVVVFGDHGEAFGEHPGNFAHTLFIHEENVRVPYLIAAAGAIDRERRLQRVVSAIDTAPTILDLLGLPAERLHQGTSLLTAGHRMALFFTDYSTGWLGLADGCWKYVHDIDGGRSSLYDVCADPGESRDRAGELPGRVAAYRDRVRAWAAAQKALVR; from the coding sequence GTGGCTGCTGCTGAAGCGGCTCAACCTGGTCACGCGCTGAGAGCAATCGCCCTGCTCGCCGTCCTGGCGAGCGCCAAGGCGATCGCGCTCGCGGGCCGTCCCGTCCCGCTGTCCGCCTGGTCCCCGTTCGCCTTTTTCTGGCAGGACGTCTGCGTCGTTCTGGTGTTCCTCGCGTTCGACCGCATCGTGAAGCGGCCCGCCGCGGCGTGGACGGCGTACGCCGCGATCGCCGCCTACGCCGCGCTGAACGTGCCGATCGCGCGCGTGCTGTCGACGCCGCTGACCTGGACGATGGCGCGCGCCGCGCGCGGACCGCTCGCCGACGCCGTCCGCCACTACGTCACGGCCGCCAACCTGATCGCGCTCGCGATCCCGCTGGGGCTGGCGATCGCGCTGCCGCTGCTGCTGGCGCGGCGGACGCCGAGGATCCGGGCGTGGGCCATCGCGCTCGGGCTCGCCTTCGTCCCCCTCGGCGCGATCGCGACGACGCGCGTGAACACGTTCGGGCTGCATCGCAACGCCATCGGCGCCCTGGTGGCGACGAGCCTGCCTCGCGTCACGCCGCTCGCCGCCGACGACGACTGGCGGGCGAGTCCGTTTCCGCAGCGGACGGCGGAGGATCTCTCCGCCCTGCGCGGCGCGATGCGCGGACGCAATGTCGTCGTCGTGGCGCTCGAGTCCACCGGATCGCGGCACCTGAAGACGTACGGCGCGGACGTGGATCCGATGCCGAATCTCACGGCGCTCGCGCGACGAGCGATCGTCGTCGAGCGCGCCTACGCGGTGTATCCGGAGAGCATCAAGGGCCTGTTCGCCACGCTCTGTTCGCGGTACCCGGCCTTCGATACGCCTCCGGAGCTGTACGCCGGCGTGCCGTGCGCGCCGCTTCCGGCAATCCTGCGCCGCGCCGGCTACCGCACGGCCCTGTTTCACTCCGGCCGGTTCGAGTATCTCGGCATGCCGGCGATGATCGAAGGCCGCGGCTTCGAGCGGCTCGAGGACGCGGGCGCGATCGGCGGCCAGGTGGACTCGAGCTTCGGCATCGACGACGCGTCGACGGTCCGCCGGATGCTCGACTGGATCGCGTCGCTGCGCGGCGAGCGGTTCTTCCTGACCTATCTGCCCATCGCCGGCCACCATCCGTACGAGGCCGCCACGCCGGGGCCGTTCCGCGGCCGCGACGACTTCACCCGCTACCTGAACTCGCTTCACGAGTCCGATCAGGCGCTCGGCCTGCTGCTCGACGGCCTGCGCCGGCTCGGCCTCGACGACGAGACGCTGGTCGTCGTGTTCGGCGACCACGGCGAGGCCTTCGGCGAGCATCCCGGCAACTTCGCGCACACCCTGTTCATCCACGAGGAGAACGTCCGCGTGCCGTATCTGATCGCCGCGGCGGGGGCGATCGATCGCGAGCGGCGGCTCCAGCGCGTCGTCAGCGCGATCGACACGGCGCCGACGATCCTCGACCTGCTCGGCCTCCCGGCGGAGAGGCTGCATCAGGGGACCTCGCTGCTGACCGCCGGTCACCGCATGGCGCTGTTCTTCACCGACTATTCGACCGGCTGGCTCGGGCTCGCGGATGGCTGCTGGAAGTACGTCCACGACATCGATGGCGGCCGATCGTCCCTGTACGACGTCTGCGCCGATCCGGGTGAGTCGCGCGACCGCGCCGGCGAGCTTCCCGGCAGGGTGGCCGCGTATCGCGATCGCGTGCGCGCGTGGGCGGCGGCGCAGAAGGCGCTGGTGCGCTGA
- a CDS encoding acido-empty-quinoprotein group A, which translates to MSRTFRFLLTASFLAGPVLLAQEKVVLDPAALKKPLGDDWTSYSGDYTGRRYSSLAEINQSTVRNLTLAWVSRLTSGLPPVGGGGGGRGGGRGGGGGPATVNVGGEGPEEFAFQGANVKGSILEVNDVLYVTAPDNVWAIDAHTGRELWRYFWKTRGGTHIGNRGAALWNNYLFFETPDNYLVSLDARTGKERWHVEIASFEEQYFSTPAPMIVDNHVIVGTGNDLDMPGFLQSYDPETGKLKWKTYTVPMNPGDPGLETWPSLDAARHGGAQTWIPGVFDPETRLYIIGTGNPTPGYTGQGRPGDNLYSCSLVAFNVDTGKIVWHYQTSPHDTHDWDSAQTPILIDGTINGRARKVISTAARNGYFFTVDRVTGEPIVSSMFGTTTNWAKGIRKNLAPDPNPEKEATVPGSLVSPVEGGVTNWPPPAYSPDTGLFYVHERNGFNLLYLTETDPRGSMGLAGKAVGQVGAWPSALRAIDYKTGKAVWRHEFPGVSGAGGSGGILATAGRLVFTGDGGGNLVAFDATSGKPLWHSRIGSPSNAPQTFQVGGKQYVLVAVGDTLYAFSLY; encoded by the coding sequence ATGAGCCGTACATTCCGCTTCCTGCTGACCGCGTCATTCCTTGCCGGTCCGGTCCTGCTCGCCCAGGAGAAAGTGGTGCTCGATCCGGCGGCGCTGAAGAAGCCGCTGGGCGACGACTGGACGAGCTACTCCGGCGACTACACCGGCCGCCGGTACAGCTCGCTGGCCGAGATCAATCAGTCGACCGTCAGGAACCTCACGCTGGCGTGGGTGTCGCGCCTGACGTCGGGGCTGCCGCCCGTCGGCGGCGGCGGGGGCGGGCGCGGCGGCGGCCGCGGCGGCGGCGGCGGCCCGGCGACGGTCAACGTCGGGGGCGAAGGGCCCGAGGAGTTTGCGTTCCAGGGGGCCAACGTCAAGGGCTCGATCCTGGAGGTGAACGACGTCCTCTACGTGACCGCGCCCGACAACGTCTGGGCGATTGACGCGCATACCGGGCGCGAGCTGTGGCGCTATTTCTGGAAGACGCGCGGCGGCACGCACATCGGCAACCGCGGCGCGGCGCTGTGGAACAACTACCTGTTCTTCGAGACGCCCGACAACTACCTCGTGTCGCTCGACGCGCGCACCGGCAAGGAGCGGTGGCACGTCGAGATTGCCAGCTTCGAGGAGCAGTATTTCTCGACGCCCGCGCCGATGATCGTCGACAACCACGTCATCGTCGGCACCGGCAACGACCTCGACATGCCCGGCTTCCTGCAGTCGTACGATCCCGAGACCGGCAAGCTGAAGTGGAAGACCTACACCGTGCCGATGAACCCGGGCGATCCCGGCCTCGAGACCTGGCCGAGCCTCGACGCGGCGCGCCACGGCGGCGCCCAGACGTGGATCCCCGGCGTGTTCGATCCGGAAACGCGGCTCTACATCATCGGCACCGGCAACCCGACGCCGGGCTACACCGGCCAGGGGCGTCCCGGGGACAACCTGTACTCGTGCTCGCTCGTGGCCTTCAACGTCGACACCGGCAAGATCGTGTGGCACTACCAGACGTCGCCGCACGACACCCACGACTGGGACTCGGCGCAGACGCCGATTCTGATCGACGGCACGATCAACGGGCGGGCGCGGAAGGTGATCTCCACGGCGGCGCGCAACGGCTACTTCTTCACCGTCGATCGCGTCACCGGCGAGCCGATCGTCTCGTCGATGTTCGGCACCACGACGAACTGGGCCAAGGGGATCCGCAAGAATCTCGCGCCGGATCCGAATCCCGAGAAGGAAGCGACGGTTCCAGGCTCGCTGGTGTCGCCGGTCGAAGGGGGCGTGACCAACTGGCCGCCGCCGGCCTACTCACCCGATACCGGGCTGTTCTACGTCCACGAGCGCAACGGCTTCAACCTGCTGTACCTGACGGAGACCGATCCGCGCGGATCGATGGGACTGGCCGGCAAGGCGGTCGGGCAGGTCGGCGCCTGGCCGAGCGCGCTGCGCGCCATCGACTACAAGACCGGCAAGGCGGTCTGGCGGCATGAGTTCCCGGGCGTGAGCGGCGCCGGCGGATCCGGGGGGATCCTCGCCACCGCGGGACGGCTGGTGTTCACCGGCGATGGCGGCGGCAATCTGGTCGCCTTCGACGCGACCAGCGGCAAGCCGCTCTGGCACTCGCGCATCGGCTCGCCGTCGAACGCGCCGCAGACGTTCCAGGTGGGTGGCAAGCAGTACGTGCTGGTCGCGGTCGGCGACACCCTCTACGCGTTCTCTCTCTACTGA
- a CDS encoding carboxypeptidase-like regulatory domain-containing protein: MVGRTSASVALLLTVLIAAPAAAQLTTGTFTGTIKDGTGLVVPGATVVLTSEARGTQLPTAVTNAQGDFVIVNVPPDTYTLEVTMQGFKPLKRSGLSMSAGDRVGLGVLVVEVGALTETVTVQAESPLVQTQSGERSFTVTTQAVQNLPISNRSFVQLASLAPGVTGNNPSRVGDRSSTGGNNSNIMMDGISTMDTGSNSVLLQMNVESIAEVKVLVSSYQAEYGRSSGVQVSAVTKSGTNRFRGSAYDVMRQDRWNSNSRTNILNGDPKARVNEKDLGYTIGGPIGKPGGNNKLFFFYAHEYAPRTSGGDTVRFRFPTALERAGDFSQSLDNNGNLYPYVRDPLSGAPCNANNTAGCFQSGGVIGRIPADRLYQTGLNILKMYPMPNVTAAQYNFELVRPAEKLRANQPALRLDYQPTMKLRGTFKYAGWSQQDVIIPGTIPGWNDTRQYNPFVRTIATTVNYSVTNATFLEGTWGRAQNSLTGCALAQANTGPSFCRAAFPMNDNASLAGAGLQNLPFIFPEASVINQSYFAYEALNGVNPPIWDGTRISMVPNFAWGSRIANAPSNIPFPGYLNVNKTNDISISLTNVRGRHTLKAGFYNTHSYKAQQRQGWQGTINFQNDANNPLDTTFGYANAAVGVFSSFQQFSKYVEGSYVYDNTEGYVQDNWKVNNKWTLDYGIRLVRQQPQYDELGQAANFLPDQWSPGSAPYLYTAGCAATPCTGNNRQARDPRTGLLLGPATSVAIGTLVPNSGNTTNGLFLSGQGISKTTYIWPKLRVAPRFGTAYDVTGRQNLVLRGGGGLFFDRPAGNSIYQQVQNPPTIRNVTLRYSTLQSLTSGLATEAPPTLTVYQYESGLPSTWQWNGGVQMVLPWAVALDVEYTGQHAYNLVENVNINAIDFGTAYLAANQDPTVSSALPGGAAVTADQMRAFRGFGSITQAQPRGWLTSHSLQMSFNRRFRNGVSFGFNDAWLISQKGSAGARLQHNADGTFSERADQADADRLLGRFVPVKHTFKGNFVWDLPDLHGSGAAMKGLGLALNDWQLSGVWTGATGSAYTVGTSYQTGGSQNVTGSPDYGGRMRIVGDIGSGCSSDPLRQFVAAGFAPPLVNSVGLESGADYLRGCFQSTLDMSIARNIRFPGQKQLQIRLDVFNAPNSAITTGRNTTLSVASPLDPTPANLPYDASGNVVVSRSQPKNAGFGVANAYQAPRTMQLQIRFSF; the protein is encoded by the coding sequence ATGGTCGGACGGACGTCGGCGTCGGTTGCTCTGCTCCTCACCGTGCTGATCGCGGCGCCCGCCGCGGCCCAGCTCACCACCGGGACCTTCACCGGCACCATTAAGGACGGCACCGGGCTCGTCGTGCCCGGCGCCACGGTCGTGCTCACCAGCGAAGCGCGCGGCACGCAGCTGCCGACCGCCGTCACCAACGCGCAGGGCGACTTCGTCATCGTCAACGTCCCCCCCGACACCTACACGCTCGAAGTGACGATGCAGGGGTTCAAGCCGCTCAAGCGCAGCGGGTTGAGCATGAGCGCGGGCGATCGGGTCGGCCTCGGCGTGCTGGTCGTGGAGGTGGGCGCGCTGACCGAGACCGTCACCGTGCAGGCCGAGTCGCCGCTGGTGCAGACGCAGAGCGGCGAGCGCTCGTTCACGGTGACGACCCAGGCGGTGCAGAACCTGCCGATCTCCAACCGCAGCTTCGTGCAGCTCGCCTCGCTCGCGCCCGGCGTGACCGGCAACAACCCGTCGCGCGTCGGCGACCGGTCGTCGACCGGCGGCAACAACAGCAACATCATGATGGACGGCATCTCCACGATGGACACCGGCAGCAACTCGGTGCTGCTGCAGATGAACGTCGAGTCGATCGCCGAGGTGAAGGTCCTGGTCTCGAGCTACCAGGCGGAGTACGGCCGGTCGAGCGGCGTGCAGGTCAGCGCGGTGACCAAGAGCGGCACCAACCGCTTCCGCGGCTCCGCCTACGACGTCATGCGCCAGGATCGCTGGAATTCGAACAGCCGCACCAACATCCTCAACGGCGATCCGAAAGCGCGGGTGAACGAGAAGGATCTCGGCTACACCATCGGCGGACCGATCGGCAAGCCGGGCGGCAACAACAAGCTGTTCTTCTTCTACGCCCACGAGTACGCGCCGCGGACGTCGGGCGGCGACACGGTCCGGTTCCGCTTCCCGACCGCGCTGGAGCGCGCCGGCGATTTCTCGCAGAGCCTCGACAACAACGGCAACCTCTATCCCTATGTCAGGGATCCGCTGAGCGGCGCCCCCTGCAACGCCAACAACACGGCGGGCTGCTTTCAGTCCGGCGGCGTCATCGGCCGCATCCCGGCCGACCGGCTCTACCAGACCGGCCTGAACATCCTCAAGATGTATCCGATGCCCAACGTGACCGCGGCGCAGTACAACTTCGAGCTGGTGCGCCCGGCCGAGAAGCTGCGCGCCAACCAGCCGGCGCTGCGGCTCGACTATCAGCCGACGATGAAGCTGCGCGGCACGTTCAAGTACGCGGGATGGTCGCAGCAGGACGTGATCATCCCGGGCACGATTCCCGGATGGAACGACACGCGCCAGTACAACCCGTTCGTGCGCACGATCGCGACGACGGTGAACTATTCGGTGACCAACGCGACCTTCCTGGAAGGCACGTGGGGCCGGGCGCAGAACTCGCTGACCGGCTGCGCGCTGGCCCAGGCGAACACCGGCCCGTCCTTCTGCCGCGCCGCGTTCCCGATGAACGACAATGCCAGCCTCGCCGGCGCCGGGCTGCAGAACCTGCCGTTCATCTTCCCGGAAGCGAGCGTCATCAATCAGAGCTACTTCGCCTACGAGGCGCTGAACGGTGTGAACCCGCCCATCTGGGACGGCACGCGCATCTCGATGGTGCCGAACTTCGCCTGGGGCTCGCGCATTGCCAACGCCCCGTCGAACATTCCGTTCCCGGGCTATCTCAACGTCAACAAGACGAACGACATCTCGATCAGCCTGACCAACGTGCGCGGCCGTCACACGCTGAAGGCGGGCTTCTACAACACGCACAGCTACAAGGCGCAGCAGCGCCAGGGCTGGCAGGGCACCATCAACTTCCAGAACGACGCGAACAACCCGCTCGACACGACGTTCGGCTACGCCAACGCCGCGGTGGGCGTGTTCTCGTCCTTCCAGCAGTTCTCGAAGTACGTCGAAGGGAGCTACGTCTACGACAACACCGAGGGCTACGTTCAGGACAACTGGAAGGTGAACAACAAGTGGACGCTGGACTACGGCATCCGCCTGGTGCGCCAGCAGCCGCAGTACGACGAGCTCGGGCAGGCGGCGAATTTCCTGCCTGACCAGTGGTCGCCCGGCAGCGCGCCGTATCTCTACACCGCCGGCTGCGCGGCGACGCCGTGCACGGGCAACAACCGGCAGGCGCGCGATCCCCGGACCGGGCTGCTCCTCGGACCGGCCACGTCGGTGGCGATCGGCACGCTGGTTCCCAATTCGGGAAACACCACCAACGGCCTGTTCCTGTCGGGACAGGGGATCTCGAAGACCACCTACATCTGGCCGAAGCTGCGGGTCGCGCCGCGCTTCGGGACCGCGTATGACGTGACCGGCCGTCAGAACCTCGTGCTGCGCGGCGGCGGCGGGCTGTTCTTCGATCGCCCGGCGGGCAACTCCATCTATCAGCAGGTGCAGAACCCGCCGACGATCCGCAACGTCACGCTGCGCTACAGCACGCTCCAGTCGCTCACCTCGGGCCTGGCGACCGAGGCGCCTCCGACCTTGACCGTGTATCAGTACGAGAGCGGCCTGCCGTCGACGTGGCAGTGGAACGGCGGCGTGCAGATGGTGCTGCCGTGGGCGGTCGCGCTCGACGTCGAGTACACCGGGCAGCACGCCTACAACCTGGTCGAGAACGTCAACATCAACGCCATCGACTTCGGCACGGCCTATCTCGCGGCCAATCAGGATCCGACGGTCTCCAGCGCGCTGCCCGGCGGCGCGGCGGTGACCGCCGACCAGATGCGGGCGTTCCGCGGCTTCGGCTCGATCACCCAGGCGCAGCCGCGGGGCTGGCTGACCAGCCACTCGCTGCAGATGTCGTTCAACCGCCGCTTCCGCAACGGCGTGTCGTTCGGCTTCAACGATGCGTGGCTGATCTCGCAGAAGGGGAGCGCCGGCGCGCGGCTCCAGCACAATGCGGACGGCACCTTCTCCGAACGTGCCGATCAGGCGGACGCCGACCGGCTGCTCGGCCGCTTCGTGCCGGTCAAGCACACGTTCAAGGGGAACTTCGTCTGGGATCTTCCCGACCTGCACGGCAGCGGGGCGGCGATGAAGGGGCTCGGGCTGGCGCTGAACGACTGGCAGCTGTCCGGCGTCTGGACGGGCGCCACGGGATCCGCGTACACCGTCGGCACCTCGTACCAGACCGGCGGCAGCCAGAACGTGACCGGCTCGCCCGACTACGGCGGCCGGATGCGGATCGTCGGCGACATCGGCTCGGGATGCAGCAGCGATCCGCTGCGCCAGTTCGTCGCCGCCGGATTCGCCCCGCCGCTGGTCAACAGCGTCGGCCTCGAATCGGGCGCGGACTACCTGCGCGGCTGTTTCCAGAGCACGCTCGACATGTCGATCGCGCGGAACATCCGCTTCCCCGGCCAGAAGCAGCTGCAGATCCGCCTCGACGTGTTCAACGCCCCGAACAGCGCGATCACCACCGGCCGCAACACGACGCTGAGCGTCGCCAGCCCGCTGGACCCGACGCCGGCCAATCTGCCCTACGACGCCAGCGGCAACGTCGTCGTCTCCCGCTCGCAGCCCAAGAACGCGGGCTTCGGCGTGGCAAACGCGTACCAGGCGCCGCGAACGATGCAGCTGCAGATCCGGTTCTCGTTCTAG
- a CDS encoding c-type cytochrome: MRNFVLAAAAAVLTSAIYSGVAAQGPPAGGAPPGGRGQGPGGRGGQTFPNRQRQLADPAIIQRGNALYGINCRLCHGADLRGGDLGGVNLLRSALVLSDKEGEQILPVVKEGRQRPGMPPMPPLPLADDDIKAIAAYIHSVAATMAGQGGPPPGPPVELNIVVGDPAAGQRYFAANCASCHSPTGDLQGLASRYPSPMQLQNTWVGGVSQGFGRGGGAAGNAAGPARVPKPVTVVVTTADGQRYEGRLDRIDDFIVSLTQADGTPKTFRRNGSVPAVQITDPLEAHKKMLVKYTDKDIHDVTAYLVTLK, encoded by the coding sequence ATGCGCAACTTCGTGCTCGCGGCCGCGGCCGCGGTTCTGACTTCGGCAATCTATTCGGGCGTCGCGGCGCAGGGCCCGCCCGCCGGCGGCGCGCCGCCGGGCGGCCGCGGCCAGGGCCCCGGCGGACGCGGCGGCCAGACGTTCCCCAACCGGCAACGGCAGCTCGCCGATCCCGCCATCATCCAGCGCGGCAACGCGCTCTACGGCATCAACTGCCGCCTCTGTCACGGCGCCGACCTGCGCGGCGGCGATCTGGGCGGCGTGAACCTGCTCCGCTCCGCGCTCGTGCTCAGCGACAAAGAGGGAGAGCAGATTCTCCCCGTCGTCAAGGAAGGGCGGCAGCGTCCCGGCATGCCGCCGATGCCGCCGCTCCCGCTCGCGGACGACGACATCAAGGCGATCGCCGCCTACATCCACAGCGTGGCCGCGACCATGGCCGGCCAGGGGGGGCCGCCGCCCGGACCTCCGGTCGAGCTGAACATCGTCGTCGGCGACCCCGCCGCCGGGCAGCGCTACTTCGCCGCCAATTGCGCGAGCTGTCACTCGCCGACGGGTGACCTGCAGGGGCTCGCATCGCGGTATCCGAGTCCGATGCAGCTGCAGAACACCTGGGTCGGCGGCGTGTCGCAGGGCTTCGGACGCGGCGGCGGCGCCGCCGGCAACGCCGCGGGGCCGGCGCGCGTGCCCAAACCGGTGACCGTCGTCGTCACGACCGCGGACGGCCAGCGCTACGAAGGACGGCTCGATCGGATCGACGACTTCATCGTGTCGCTCACCCAGGCTGACGGCACGCCGAAGACGTTCCGCCGCAACGGCAGCGTGCCGGCGGTGCAGATCACCGACCCGCTCGAGGCGCACAAGAAGATGCTCGTCAAGTACACGGACAAGGACATCCACGACGTGACCGCTTATCTGGTGACACTGAAATGA